In Streptomyces chartreusis, the following proteins share a genomic window:
- a CDS encoding GntR family transcriptional regulator gives MPGTGGNGSVTRSTLRQQIADALRDEVLAGRLQAGREFTVKEIAEQYGVSATPVREALVDLAAQGLLEADQHRGFRVHEYSVADYRNIVEARGLVTDGIFQVLATDRPGHRDPDDPRVLTAVVGVRRRAEEAERAATAGDLTVLIGYDLRFWRELGALFGNPYLADFLHRLRVQSWVCAVQYLRRLDDLRGHLWARHTDLVDALMQRDLPTARQIIATHDADSVALIERLAAG, from the coding sequence ATGCCCGGCACCGGCGGCAACGGCTCGGTCACGCGAAGCACCCTGCGCCAGCAGATCGCGGACGCGCTGCGGGACGAGGTACTGGCCGGGCGGCTCCAGGCGGGCCGCGAATTCACCGTCAAGGAGATCGCCGAGCAGTACGGCGTCTCCGCGACCCCGGTCCGCGAGGCGCTCGTCGACCTCGCCGCACAGGGCCTGCTGGAGGCCGACCAGCACCGCGGCTTCCGGGTCCACGAGTACTCCGTGGCGGACTACCGCAACATCGTCGAGGCCCGCGGCCTGGTCACCGACGGCATCTTCCAGGTCCTGGCCACCGACCGCCCCGGCCACCGCGACCCCGACGACCCGCGCGTCCTCACCGCCGTGGTCGGCGTACGCCGCCGCGCCGAGGAGGCCGAGCGCGCCGCCACGGCCGGCGACCTCACCGTCCTCATCGGCTACGACCTGCGCTTCTGGCGCGAGCTCGGCGCCCTCTTCGGCAACCCCTACCTCGCCGACTTCCTGCACCGGCTGCGGGTGCAGTCCTGGGTCTGCGCGGTCCAGTACCTGCGCCGACTGGACGATCTGCGCGGCCATCTCTGGGCCCGGCACACCGATCTGGTCGACGCGCTGATGCAGCGCGACCTGCCCACGGCCCGCCAGATCATCGCCACCCACGACGCGGACTCGGTCGCCCTGATCGAGCGACTGGCGGCCGGGTGA
- a CDS encoding substrate-binding domain-containing protein, translated as MEWLSAENIVAVGTAVLGVVASGVMVWYERRVPRRKRIGYRVQMDNPIGDDVRSGRANVRLGLFDADMDDATLVLLRVENDGSQSIDRDDYTGPEPHGLTAVFTDRTIRGVSVTQPTDIDHLMDHFTAQRGFGYEGNRLRVPRVPLNPGDHYKLLVLLSGGDVGAEIRLRGGIRDGEVHPNRSATPDDKSPVFSLQARIFTGLLTLSVLALAGIVVFRDGNPIECEQGELTVIGSTAFEPVITTLAKQYEGKCAGADIDVQTRGSEAGVAELAALADRSRSRARSVVAFSDGPLGDRLGLKGKKVALSVFTLAVNDGVDLGPEGLTVAQVRDIYKGRYKRWGEVLPGADRATAQLPIVLVSRSDSSGTRQVFQDRVLGEWERAQSTSLDCRPPAGAVTVVTRCELAGTGDVLDRIAEQPGAIGYSELGVAARHKGVRPVPLDGDRANVDEIERGDSDYPYRDIEYAYTAGTAPGDSLTAGFLAYLDKESSRQVIRTQGHLPCGTPVGLKLCG; from the coding sequence GTGGAGTGGCTGAGCGCAGAGAACATCGTGGCCGTCGGCACGGCGGTGCTCGGTGTCGTCGCGTCGGGCGTCATGGTCTGGTACGAGCGGCGGGTACCGCGCCGCAAACGGATCGGCTACCGCGTCCAGATGGACAACCCGATAGGCGACGACGTCCGTTCCGGCAGAGCCAACGTCAGGCTCGGCCTCTTCGACGCGGACATGGACGACGCGACGCTCGTGCTGCTGCGCGTCGAGAACGACGGCTCGCAGAGCATCGACCGCGACGACTACACCGGCCCCGAACCCCACGGTCTGACCGCGGTGTTCACGGACCGCACCATCCGGGGCGTCTCGGTCACCCAGCCGACCGACATCGACCACCTGATGGACCACTTCACCGCCCAGCGCGGCTTCGGCTACGAGGGCAACCGGCTGCGCGTGCCGCGGGTCCCGCTCAACCCCGGCGACCACTACAAGCTGCTGGTGCTGCTGTCCGGCGGCGACGTCGGCGCGGAGATCCGGCTGCGCGGCGGCATCCGCGACGGCGAGGTGCACCCCAACCGCAGCGCCACCCCGGACGACAAGTCACCGGTCTTCAGCCTCCAGGCCAGGATCTTCACCGGCCTGCTCACCCTCTCCGTGCTGGCGCTCGCGGGCATCGTCGTCTTCCGGGACGGCAACCCGATCGAGTGCGAGCAGGGCGAGCTGACGGTGATCGGCTCGACCGCCTTCGAGCCGGTGATCACGACGCTGGCGAAGCAGTACGAGGGCAAGTGCGCGGGCGCCGACATCGACGTGCAGACACGAGGCAGTGAGGCCGGGGTCGCCGAACTCGCCGCCCTGGCCGACCGGTCGAGGTCGAGGGCCCGGTCGGTCGTCGCGTTCTCCGACGGCCCGCTCGGCGACCGCCTCGGCCTGAAGGGGAAGAAGGTCGCGCTGTCCGTCTTCACGCTCGCCGTCAACGACGGGGTCGACCTCGGGCCCGAGGGCCTGACCGTGGCACAGGTGCGGGACATCTACAAGGGCCGGTACAAGCGGTGGGGCGAGGTGCTCCCCGGCGCCGACCGGGCGACCGCCCAGCTGCCGATCGTCCTGGTCAGCCGCAGCGACAGTTCGGGGACGCGGCAGGTGTTCCAGGACCGGGTGCTGGGGGAGTGGGAGCGGGCGCAGAGCACCTCGCTGGACTGCCGGCCGCCCGCCGGCGCCGTCACCGTCGTGACGCGGTGCGAACTCGCCGGCACCGGCGACGTCCTGGACCGGATCGCCGAGCAGCCCGGGGCGATCGGGTACAGCGAGCTGGGTGTCGCCGCCAGGCACAAGGGCGTACGGCCGGTGCCATTGGACGGCGACCGCGCGAACGTCGACGAGATCGAGCGCGGCGACAGCGACTATCCGTACCGGGACATCGAGTACGCCTACACCGCCGGCACCGCGCCCGGCGACTCCCTGACCGCGGGGTTCCTCGCCTATCTCGACAAGGAGAGCAGCCGGCAGGTGATCCGCACGCAGGGGCATCTGCCGTGCGGGACACCGGTGGGGCTCAAGCTGTGCGGCTGA
- a CDS encoding serine/threonine-protein kinase, with amino-acid sequence MEKLGPGDPQQIGAYRLLARLGAGGMGDVYLARSDRGRTVAVKLVRRELAAQEEFRARFRQEVQAARQVGGFWTAPVLDADTEADVPWVATGYVAGPSLQQVVGHDHGALPERSVGILAAGLAHALKDIHAAGIVHRDLKPSNVLVTIDGPRVIDFGIARALETVDESGLTRTGALVGSPGFMAPEQVRGDRITPACDVFCLGSVLAYAATGRLPFGSVDSGPHAVMFRIAQEEPDLEGMPEGIAELVRDCLRKDPGARPTLDRVLERTGAEDTVSDGRSRDPWLPSALVAQLGRHAVRLLDAENPVGAGGPRPPAPAGSGAPAPAGSRPPAPAGDRAGPDVPAQGAPASGEPTPAASPEHAPAALPTPPDQLPTVAAARNGPTPPPGPGTPPGGAFGDAAAPGSAPAHPAYGSPQQHPQQPAYGYPQAGPGGPYGAAPGYGAYGPNPNYPNPNPAYAATPPYGPPGPYLPAPQPEPPRRSGRSTAALVVVALVVALGAGGSVYALMSGDNDDSAGGGPTERPTATSNPTDSPTSDPTTPTPSPTPSESADGTIPAGYLGTWTATIDSGTGENTRRLTIRQGEVGDAVLSLVADGPAGNGTYHCEFEADLSAAPGGDGPLRIGPSTVTVGEAPTCSPGKATEITLLPDGRLERVTVGSGESLTYDKQ; translated from the coding sequence ATGGAGAAGCTGGGGCCGGGGGATCCGCAGCAGATCGGGGCGTATCGGCTGCTGGCGCGGCTGGGCGCGGGCGGCATGGGGGACGTCTATCTCGCCCGGTCGGACCGGGGCCGCACGGTCGCCGTGAAGCTGGTGCGGCGGGAGCTGGCCGCGCAGGAGGAGTTCCGGGCCCGGTTCCGGCAGGAGGTGCAGGCCGCGCGGCAGGTCGGCGGGTTCTGGACCGCGCCGGTGCTCGACGCGGACACCGAGGCCGACGTGCCGTGGGTGGCCACCGGGTACGTCGCCGGGCCGAGCCTCCAGCAGGTCGTCGGGCACGACCACGGGGCGCTGCCCGAGCGTTCGGTGGGCATCCTGGCGGCGGGGCTGGCGCACGCGCTCAAGGACATCCACGCGGCGGGGATCGTGCACCGGGATCTGAAGCCGTCGAACGTCCTGGTCACCATCGACGGGCCCCGCGTCATCGACTTCGGCATCGCGCGCGCCCTGGAGACCGTCGACGAGAGCGGGCTCACGCGCACCGGCGCGCTCGTCGGGTCGCCGGGGTTCATGGCGCCCGAGCAGGTGCGCGGCGACCGGATCACGCCCGCGTGCGACGTGTTCTGCCTGGGCTCGGTGCTCGCGTACGCCGCCACCGGCCGGCTGCCCTTCGGGTCCGTCGACAGCGGCCCGCACGCCGTGATGTTCCGGATCGCCCAGGAGGAACCCGACCTGGAGGGCATGCCCGAGGGCATCGCCGAGCTGGTGCGGGACTGTCTGCGCAAGGACCCCGGTGCCCGCCCGACGCTCGACCGGGTCCTGGAGCGCACGGGAGCCGAGGACACCGTCTCCGACGGCCGCTCCCGCGACCCCTGGCTGCCGAGCGCCCTGGTGGCCCAGCTGGGACGGCACGCGGTACGACTGCTGGACGCGGAGAACCCGGTGGGCGCCGGGGGACCCCGACCTCCGGCCCCGGCGGGCTCCGGGGCTCCGGCCCCCGCGGGCTCCCGACCTCCGGCCCCGGCGGGCGACCGGGCGGGCCCCGATGTGCCTGCCCAGGGAGCCCCGGCTTCCGGTGAACCCACCCCCGCCGCCTCGCCCGAGCACGCCCCGGCCGCCTTGCCCACGCCGCCGGACCAGCTGCCCACCGTCGCCGCGGCCCGCAACGGCCCGACCCCGCCGCCGGGCCCCGGCACGCCCCCCGGCGGTGCCTTCGGGGACGCCGCCGCTCCCGGCAGTGCCCCGGCGCACCCGGCGTACGGGTCGCCGCAGCAGCACCCGCAGCAGCCGGCGTACGGCTATCCGCAGGCCGGGCCCGGCGGGCCCTACGGTGCCGCTCCCGGGTACGGGGCTTACGGCCCGAACCCGAACTACCCGAACCCGAATCCGGCGTACGCCGCCACCCCGCCCTACGGCCCGCCCGGCCCGTACCTTCCGGCGCCGCAGCCCGAACCGCCCCGGCGCAGCGGGCGGTCCACGGCGGCGCTGGTCGTCGTCGCGCTGGTCGTCGCGCTCGGCGCGGGCGGCTCGGTGTACGCCCTGATGAGCGGCGACAACGACGACTCGGCCGGCGGCGGCCCGACCGAACGGCCCACCGCCACGTCCAACCCGACCGACTCCCCGACCTCCGACCCGACGACTCCCACCCCGTCCCCGACCCCCTCGGAGTCCGCTGACGGCACGATCCCGGCGGGCTACCTGGGCACCTGGACGGCCACCATCGACAGCGGCACCGGCGAGAACACCCGCCGGCTGACCATCCGGCAGGGCGAGGTGGGCGACGCGGTCCTCTCCCTCGTCGCCGACGGACCCGCAGGCAACGGCACCTACCACTGCGAGTTCGAGGCGGACCTCTCCGCGGCGCCGGGCGGCGACGGCCCGTTGCGGATCGGCCCGTCCACCGTGACCGTCGGCGAGGCGCCCACCTGTTCGCCGGGCAAGGCCACCGAGATCACGCTGCTGCCGGACGGCAGGCTGGAGCGGGTGACCGTCGGCAGCGGCGAGAGCCTGACGTACGACAAGCAGTGA
- a CDS encoding aspartate aminotransferase family protein, with the protein MTPQPDPEVGAAVKAADRAHVFHSWSAQELIDPLAVAGAEGSYFWDYDGKRYLDFTSGLVYTNIGYQHPKVVAAIQEQAARMTTFAPAFAVEARSEAARLIAERTPGDLDKIFFTNGGADAIEHAVRMARLHTGRPKVLSAYRSYHGGTQQAVNLTGDPRRWASDGAAAGVVHFWAPFLYRSRFYAETEEQECARALEHLETTIAFEGPATIAAIVLETIPGTAGIMVPPPGYLAGVREICDKYGIVFVLDEVMAGFGRTGEWFAADLFDVTPDLMTFAKGVNSGYVPLGGVAISGAIAETFAKRPYPGGLTYSGHPLACAAAVATIQVMAEEGVVENAARLGTDVVGPALRELAERHPSVGEVRGVGMFWALELVRNRETREPLVPYNAAGTANAPMAAFGAAAKAAGLWPFINMNRTHVVPPCNVGEAELKEGLAALDTALAVADEYTE; encoded by the coding sequence ATGACCCCTCAGCCAGATCCCGAGGTCGGCGCCGCCGTGAAGGCCGCGGACCGTGCGCATGTGTTCCACTCCTGGTCCGCCCAGGAACTCATCGACCCGCTCGCCGTCGCCGGTGCGGAGGGGTCGTACTTCTGGGACTACGACGGCAAGCGGTACCTCGACTTCACCAGCGGGCTCGTCTACACCAACATCGGCTACCAGCACCCCAAGGTCGTCGCCGCGATCCAGGAGCAGGCCGCGCGCATGACCACCTTCGCGCCGGCGTTCGCGGTCGAGGCACGCTCGGAGGCGGCACGGCTGATCGCCGAGCGCACGCCGGGCGACCTCGACAAGATCTTCTTCACCAACGGCGGCGCCGACGCGATCGAGCACGCCGTACGGATGGCCCGGCTGCACACCGGGCGCCCGAAGGTGCTGTCGGCGTACCGGTCGTACCACGGCGGCACGCAGCAGGCCGTGAACCTCACCGGTGACCCGCGCCGCTGGGCCTCCGACGGCGCCGCGGCCGGTGTCGTGCACTTCTGGGCCCCCTTCCTCTACCGCTCCCGCTTCTACGCCGAGACCGAGGAGCAGGAGTGCGCGCGGGCGCTGGAGCACCTGGAGACGACGATCGCCTTCGAGGGGCCGGCGACGATCGCCGCGATCGTCCTGGAGACGATCCCGGGGACGGCCGGGATCATGGTGCCGCCGCCCGGCTACCTCGCCGGGGTCCGGGAGATCTGCGACAAGTACGGGATCGTCTTCGTCCTCGACGAGGTCATGGCCGGGTTCGGCCGCACCGGTGAATGGTTCGCCGCGGACCTCTTCGACGTGACGCCGGACCTGATGACCTTCGCCAAGGGCGTGAACTCCGGCTACGTGCCGCTGGGCGGCGTCGCCATCTCCGGGGCCATCGCGGAGACGTTCGCGAAGCGGCCCTACCCCGGCGGTCTGACGTACTCGGGCCACCCGCTGGCCTGTGCCGCCGCCGTCGCGACGATCCAGGTCATGGCCGAGGAGGGCGTCGTCGAGAACGCCGCGCGGCTGGGCACAGACGTGGTCGGCCCCGCACTGCGGGAGCTCGCCGAGCGGCACCCGTCCGTCGGCGAGGTGCGCGGCGTCGGGATGTTCTGGGCGCTCGAACTGGTGCGGAACCGGGAGACCCGCGAGCCGCTGGTGCCGTACAACGCGGCCGGCACGGCGAACGCCCCGATGGCGGCGTTCGGCGCGGCCGCGAAGGCCGCCGGGCTGTGGCCGTTCATCAACATGAACCGCACGCATGTCGTGCCGCCGTGCAACGTCGGTGAGGCGGAGCTCAAGGAGGGACTGGCGGCCCTGGACACCGCCCTGGCCGTCGCGGACGAGTACACGGAGTAG
- a CDS encoding MarR family winged helix-turn-helix transcriptional regulator, whose amino-acid sequence MSRERQDLLSRSALGVFRLNGQFLGVAEELARPSGLTAAWWQVLGAVLGEPLPVSGIARAMGITRQSVQRIADLLVDKGLAEYRPNPAHRRAKLLAPTDEGRAAISRIDPGHAAFADRLAEAMGEAELADAVRVLERLSKVLDQITGPVTEP is encoded by the coding sequence GTGAGCCGGGAGCGACAGGACCTGCTCAGCCGCAGCGCGCTCGGCGTCTTCCGGCTCAACGGCCAGTTCCTCGGCGTCGCCGAGGAACTGGCCCGGCCCTCCGGTCTGACGGCGGCCTGGTGGCAGGTGCTGGGCGCGGTGCTCGGCGAACCCCTGCCGGTCTCCGGGATCGCCCGCGCGATGGGCATCACCCGGCAGAGCGTGCAGCGCATCGCCGATCTGCTGGTGGACAAGGGGCTCGCGGAGTACCGGCCCAACCCGGCACACCGCCGCGCCAAGCTCCTCGCGCCGACGGACGAGGGGCGGGCGGCGATCTCCCGGATCGACCCCGGCCACGCGGCCTTCGCGGACCGGCTGGCGGAGGCCATGGGGGAGGCCGAACTCGCCGACGCCGTAAGGGTTCTGGAACGGTTGTCGAAAGTGCTCGACCAGATCACCGGTCCTGTTACGGAACCGTAG
- a CDS encoding type 1 glutamine amidotransferase family protein has protein sequence MNSKPVHLAVYDTFADWETGHATAHLARAGHGIRTVGPATRPVRSIGGLSVRPDLALDDVRPEDSSLLILPGADLWDAGDDLAPFARKAREFLDAGVPVAAICGATAGLAREGLLDDRAHTSAISFYLAATGYGGGERYVDADAVTDGALITAGPTEPVAFAREILRLLGVYEGEVLDAWYRLFHDSDAAAYAVLEKAGAA, from the coding sequence ATGAACAGCAAGCCCGTGCACCTCGCCGTCTACGACACCTTCGCCGACTGGGAGACGGGGCACGCCACCGCCCACCTCGCCCGCGCAGGCCACGGCATCCGCACCGTCGGCCCGGCCACGCGGCCCGTGCGGAGCATCGGCGGACTGAGCGTCCGGCCCGACCTCGCGCTGGACGACGTACGGCCCGAGGACAGTTCCCTGCTGATCCTCCCGGGCGCCGATCTGTGGGATGCCGGCGACGACCTGGCGCCCTTCGCCCGCAAGGCCCGCGAGTTCCTCGACGCAGGTGTGCCCGTCGCCGCGATCTGCGGTGCCACCGCCGGTCTCGCCCGCGAGGGACTGCTCGACGACCGCGCCCACACCAGCGCCATCTCCTTCTACCTCGCGGCCACCGGCTACGGCGGCGGCGAGCGGTACGTCGACGCCGACGCCGTCACCGACGGCGCGCTGATCACCGCAGGGCCGACCGAGCCGGTCGCCTTCGCCAGGGAGATCCTCCGGCTGCTCGGGGTGTACGAGGGCGAGGTGCTGGACGCCTGGTACCGGCTGTTCCACGACTCCGACGCGGCCGCGTACGCCGTACTGGAGAAGGCGGGAGCGGCGTGA
- a CDS encoding M28 family metallopeptidase, which yields MRPSPTRRTVLTATAAGAAALTATGTAEAAPASADRPAATAQRPTRELRALLREIDAARIEATVRRLVSFGTRHTLSVQDDPDRGIGAARDWLLAELNSCAAASGGRMTAELQSYVQEPAPRIPTPTKITNVVATLRGSVTPERVYVVSGHYDSRVTDVMDATSDAPGADDDASGVAVVLELARVMAKRRPASTIVFAAVAGEEQGLFGSAYLAQQLKAAGTDVQGMFTNDIVGSATADDGTRDPYTIRLFTEGVPSSETPEQAALRRSVGGENDSATRQLARFVRDVADNDATGMRVRVIYRRDRYLRGGDHIPFLERGYPAARFTEPAEDFAHQHQNVRVDDTGKQYGDLPEFCDFPFTARVAKVNAAALWTLAQAPGTPGNPRIITSNLTNSTSLTWARGPEPDLAGYEVVWRETTSPEWTHVLPVGDATTHEVDLSKDNVFFGVRAVNRSGLRSPVAFPSPQS from the coding sequence ATGCGCCCCAGCCCCACCAGAAGAACGGTCCTGACGGCCACGGCGGCGGGCGCGGCGGCGCTGACGGCGACCGGCACGGCCGAGGCGGCCCCCGCGTCGGCGGACCGCCCTGCGGCGACGGCCCAGCGCCCCACCCGCGAACTGCGCGCCCTGCTGCGAGAGATCGACGCCGCCCGCATCGAGGCCACGGTCCGCAGACTCGTCTCCTTCGGCACCCGCCACACCCTCTCCGTCCAGGACGACCCGGACCGGGGCATCGGCGCGGCCCGCGACTGGCTGCTGGCCGAGCTGAACTCCTGCGCGGCGGCCTCCGGCGGCCGGATGACGGCGGAACTCCAGTCGTACGTCCAGGAACCGGCGCCGCGCATCCCCACCCCCACGAAGATCACGAACGTCGTCGCGACCCTGCGCGGCTCGGTGACCCCGGAGCGCGTCTACGTCGTCTCCGGGCACTACGACTCCAGGGTCACCGACGTCATGGACGCCACGTCCGACGCGCCGGGCGCGGACGACGACGCCTCCGGGGTGGCCGTGGTCCTGGAGCTGGCCCGGGTGATGGCGAAGCGCCGCCCGGCGTCGACGATCGTGTTCGCGGCGGTGGCGGGGGAGGAGCAGGGCCTGTTCGGATCGGCTTACCTGGCACAGCAGTTGAAGGCGGCTGGCACGGACGTCCAGGGCATGTTCACGAACGACATCGTCGGCAGCGCCACCGCCGACGACGGCACCCGCGACCCGTACACGATCCGCCTGTTCACCGAGGGCGTCCCGTCCTCCGAGACACCCGAACAGGCGGCGCTGCGCCGCTCCGTGGGCGGCGAGAACGACTCGGCGACCCGTCAGCTGGCCCGCTTCGTCAGGGACGTGGCGGACAACGACGCGACCGGCATGCGGGTGCGTGTGATCTACCGCCGCGACCGCTATCTGCGCGGCGGCGACCACATCCCCTTCCTGGAGCGCGGCTACCCGGCCGCCCGCTTCACCGAGCCGGCCGAGGACTTCGCCCACCAGCACCAGAACGTCCGCGTAGACGACACCGGCAAGCAGTACGGCGACCTGCCGGAGTTCTGCGACTTCCCCTTCACGGCACGCGTGGCCAAGGTCAACGCGGCCGCCCTGTGGACCCTGGCCCAGGCCCCCGGCACCCCGGGGAACCCGCGCATCATCACGAGCAACCTCACCAACTCCACCAGCCTGACCTGGGCCAGAGGCCCGGAGCCGGACCTCGCCGGCTACGAGGTCGTCTGGCGTGAGACGACGTCCCCGGAGTGGACCCATGTCCTCCCGGTCGGCGACGCGACGACCCACGAGGTGGACCTGTCCAAGGACAACGTGTTCTTCGGCGTACGAGCGGTGAACCGGTCGGGCCTGCGCAGCCCGGTGGCCTTCCCCTCCCCGCAGTCGTGA